In Archaeoglobus profundus DSM 5631, the sequence CTGTTTTCATGCTTAAATCTACTTTATCGCTAAGATTTGTTTTGTCAAGTACCGGCAACTCGAAGTAACTACACCTGAGGCATGCAGTCTTACCGGGAATTATTAACCTTACATGTCCCCTTAATCCATCCGTCGTAAACCCAGTATCAATCATTGTGGTATTAGTTTCCACACAAATGTCGTTAACGTAAATTCTAGAGCTTGTATTGTCAGTAGCAGTTACAACCAAATTTGCTTCTTCTACAATTTCTTGTAAGTCAATTTCAAGAACATTCTTTGGTATTGCCTCAATTCTCACGCTATGGTTTTCAAATATCTTCTCGAGCTTACGCTTCAAGATCTCGGCTTTATTTTTTCCTATATCGCAGACTTCAAATCCATCTCTGTTTAGATTTTCAATTTCGACTATATCATTGTCTATCAAGACCAAATTGCCGATACCTAGTCTTGTAATCAGCCTCGCAATTGGATTGCCTAAGCCACCACAGCCGACGATTATTACCTTCATTTCTCTCGCTTTTTCGTAGCTCCACCCCTTTAGACCTATGAGTCTGCTAAACTCTCTCGGAGTCGAATCACTAGAAGAGGAAAAATTCGGTAACGCCATCTTTCACGACCTCCTCCATATTTAATCTAACTTTCATCCCGTTCCTAGTTACAGTGAAGTTTGTAAACTCAAAATCTAGGAAACCATTCACGACTACACTTTTAAACCACTCGGAGTACGTAATCGCATTTTTTACGAAAAAGTACAATGGTACTTTGTTCTTATATTTCAAGGAAACTACTCTCGGTTTTCGGTAGTATATTATAGATTCTTCTTCATTTAGGTCATAAACTCCAAATAACTGAGATTCGCTATCTGCTATCAATATGGTACTTAACTGTGGCTTTTTCGAGGTAATCCGCAGAAGCTAGAGTGTAAACTCTGAATGGTATACCATATTTGTAGAAGATCTTGACTTTCACTTTAGAAAAAATTTCGTGATCTTCAACAACTTTAAGCCTAATCTGCTTACCGTTTTTATTGAACGCTTTAATTTCGAACTTTTTTGGATCCATAACTAAAGCTATCCTGTTAAGTTTGCTTTTCCTTAAGTTTGCGAGATCCGTGCTTGAAAGATACGCTCCAAATCCAACGTGAGTGTGGATAGTCCCTAAATTTTCGAGCCCTGCTGGTAGGAAAGAGTTTTCAAGCTGATTGTAAGTTACACTTACAGGAGACGAGGTTCCCTTGTATTTGAATATGCTCAAGACCAAGTAGCCTTCATCAGTTACCACTCCAACCAGTGCTCCCACTATTTCATTTTCTCCCGCTTTTACAGCAGCTTCGTAGAAGTCTAGTAGCTCAGTTTCACTTACTAGCACATACTCACAGTTAGCTCTACAAAAGTTTAAGAGGAACATCTACTCACCCCTTAGAATTCTTAAAATGTCCGACATTTCTCTGAGTGTTGTAGATTTCTCCCCTAAAGCTTCGTATCCGATCCTGATCCAAGGAAACACAACATCCGAAATATAGTGTGCTATGCCTAGCCTCCCAGTCCAATTCTGAAGATACTTTTTATCACCACATACCACAATTATTTTCTTACCATTAATGTAGAACGGATAGACATGTTTGTGAATATTTGAGGCCATGTATTTGTCAAAAAATCTTCCACGAAGAGTTGCCTCGGGATGGACAAGTGGGTATGCTGGCGGTAAGAATACAAGCAGTTCAACTGATCCATAGCTTCCCACTCTTATACATCCCTTAACCGTCTTTAAACCTTCATACGTATAAAACGCTGGATTTACATAAGCAAACCCAGGGTTGTTTCTCCCTATCAGGTTGTTAAGCATTTTAATCCTGACGATTTCTTCCCTTGCCCTTTCATTCCACTTCGGACTGTTTACTTTAACATTCCTCAAAAAATTGGGGAAATCAGGGATTATACCCTGATCCCCCTCACTTAAAACCCTAAATCTAGTTTCTCCTGTCTCTCTTACAATATCTCTGACTGTCTTGCCAGGATCAACTGGTAATCCAGAAGTTGTGGCGATAATTGACTCTCTCCACTTTTCGGGAGGCACAGCTCTCATACCGACCTCAAAAAGCCTTTCATTTGGGTTTGCCTCAACATATATTTCCTCTCCATCTACCTCCAAAATTAAGGGTATTGCCCCCATACCGAACACCCCCTAACGAATTAAACTCACAATCGAAGGAATTACACTCTTAATTCGAACAACCCAGAATGTCCAGACCTGTTTAGCAAACGATATCAGTTCTGGTATCGTTAAGTTCGTTGGGACGTCGACTTTACCTTCTATGATCGGTATAGCGATTGCCAAAAAATAATGAAAATCAGAATCTTCTTGCACATGGCATTACACCCCTCTTATAGCCCTCTCCACCATTCTATGTCATCTTCGCATGGGCGTGCTGTCCTTCGGTTTCTTATTTTTCTCAGAACCCATACTATCAGCACGGTCAGTAAGAGTCCTGCTACAGTTGCGGCAAAAATTAAGTTGGAGTTCATACTCCTCACCCCCTTACAAAGTTCTCCAAAACCTCGTCATCGACCAATCCTGTACCAAGGTAGTTCTCTAGTTCAGGAATAGCCTCATCAACAATCTTTCTGTGGTTGTGAAGAAAGTGCCTGATTGCCATTTCGTTACCCTTCAGGAAGGCAGTCACGGAGATTGGGATGTACTTTATTGGCAGGTGAAATCCGTCAGCTATAATATTTTCTGCAAACTCAAACTCCTTGCCGAAGATTTCTAGATCTACAATTTTAACCGGAGAAATTATCGAGATTCTCACGAGTTCGGAATCTCTTGCATGGAACACGGCTCTCGCGTATAGCGAAGTAGAATCGAAGTCAATAGCCCTTTTGGCGAGTTTGAATATATCCTCTCCACCGATGCTCTTTACCCTAGGTAAATGTGTGATAGATCTGTATTCTGTGTTCGTTGTAAAGAATCCTCCTCTTCCGATGATGTCTGTCAGATCTATTCTGTTAATTCCTGCCTTGTATTTCGAAAGCAAGAGTGTCATTATCGTGTTGAGTATATTTAGATCGCTCAGCTTTTTAAGTGTTGGTTCTCTATCGAAGTAGCTCAAAATTAGGCTACGTCTGTCTCCAACTTCGTTCATTAGCTTTAGCGTGACGAGAATCGAATTGGCAATTTGTGGAGCATAGTCACCCCTCGAAAGGCTTACGTAATCGATTATCTGAGCTTTACTTTCAATGCTCCTTACAAGTTTCTTAACCTCGTTTGAAACTGCTAGTGCGTAACCAGAAGACGTCCCGCCTGCGAATATAAGCTCGATAAATGTAGATGGTACTACTCCGTACTTGGATTTAAGCTCGTTTAAGTATTTGTTTATCTTAAAGCTAATCTCTGCGGACATTGGACGAATTGTCTCATAACCGACCATCGCGTTTTTTCCACAGCCGTCTATACCTAAACCTATTACCAGCGCCGAACGGAAGCAGTGCTTAACTTTTTCAAAGACGGCCGATGCTACATTATCGTCGGCTAAAATACATATCAAGTGAGTGTATTTCCTGAGTATTGCCGGAAGCTTTGTGGTGACAAGGTTAGCAGATTCATCTCCAACTGATGTTAGAAAGTAGCCATTGGACCACATGTTTCTCCATTCCGGTGGCTCGTAGATTTCTTTGCCAAACGATTCTGGCTTTATATTGAAAACCGTCCTCACAAACATCCTCATCACCTCAACAACCTAAAATTCGTTTGAGCAAATTCTTCCTCCTCCTTAGGCAACTTATTAGCCAGATAGTACCTCCAGACAAAGACTGCCGTGCCAGCGATTAATGCTAAAATCACTACAGCCAAAATCGGAGACGAGTTGTCAGGCTCTGACACGGTTAGTAATCCCTCTATTTCGTTTAAAATTGCATTTGCTTCTTCCAGTTGCCCGTCTTCCAGCGTACTTTTAGCAATTCTGAACTTCTCCTCGATGATTAGCTGAAGTCTTTCTGGAATTGCACTCTTGACTTTTTCGTATTTAGCATAAAGTTCTCCGTACCTTTTCAACAACTGTAATCGTTCAGATTGGGTAGTGGACTTATCTCTCGTCGTCTTTTGCGGAGTTAGTGTAAGTTCTTTTTGGATAGAAGGGGAGTCGATACGGTAAGCATTTGGAAATATGACTGCCAATGTTTCTGCATCAGGCATATCACCTATTATTGTAATCTCGACGGTTTGGCCCTTTGAAATTTTGAAATCGATTGTGTCTGACTTGATTGTATTGTATGGTACACTCTCTTTCGTTAAAACATCAACTACCTTAAACGTCGGATTCTTGAGCTTTGTGTATACTTGGACACTCTCGTCTTGTTGTCCCAAGATAGTTACGTAAATTCCAACTACATCACCAACTGTCGGATTTTCTGGTCTGACTTTTGCACTCACGACAAGTGGCTCCGCTGCACAAGCTATGGGTAGA encodes:
- a CDS encoding HesA/MoeB/ThiF family protein yields the protein MALPNFSSSSDSTPREFSRLIGLKGWSYEKAREMKVIIVGCGGLGNPIARLITRLGIGNLVLIDNDIVEIENLNRDGFEVCDIGKNKAEILKRKLEKIFENHSVRIEAIPKNVLEIDLQEIVEEANLVVTATDNTSSRIYVNDICVETNTTMIDTGFTTDGLRGHVRLIIPGKTACLRCSYFELPVLDKTNLSDKVDLSMKTGYAVSPAPTLSFLASLAAMIAFNVLFEISKPPNYISVNLAEMKFSTANLKRNPRCEICSALDES
- a CDS encoding Mov34/MPN/PAD-1 family protein, with protein sequence MFLLNFCRANCEYVLVSETELLDFYEAAVKAGENEIVGALVGVVTDEGYLVLSIFKYKGTSSPVSVTYNQLENSFLPAGLENLGTIHTHVGFGAYLSSTDLANLRKSKLNRIALVMDPKKFEIKAFNKNGKQIRLKVVEDHEIFSKVKVKIFYKYGIPFRVYTLASADYLEKATVKYHIDSR